The following coding sequences are from one Campylobacter sp. RM16187 window:
- a CDS encoding 2-oxoglutarate synthase subunit alpha, producing the protein MREVIASGNELVAMAAVDCGCNFFGGYPITPSSEIAHELSVLLPKKGGKFIQMEDEIAGISVALGAAMSGAKAMTASSGPGISLKSEQIGLGFIAEIPIVIVNVMRGGPSTGLPTRVAQGDLLQAKNPSHGDINSIVLAPASLEECYTETIRAFNLAQRFMTPVFLLLDETIGHMHAKAILPDISDIKIVNKEQFTGDPKDYKPYEAKADRPAVLNKFFQGYKYHITGLHHGVTGFPTEDGEIVSYNINRLFNKINLHLDEVENSEEFELEDAEICIIAFGSVARAAKEAILNLRKNGVKVGMFKPITLFPTPEAKLKEIGKRFKKILICELNLGQYTGEIKKAMLRDDFKTLLKANGRPISPQEIVQKIEEF; encoded by the coding sequence ATGAGAGAGGTGATAGCTAGCGGTAATGAGCTTGTTGCAATGGCGGCTGTGGATTGCGGTTGTAATTTTTTTGGCGGATATCCTATAACGCCTTCAAGCGAGATAGCTCATGAGTTAAGCGTTCTTTTGCCAAAAAAAGGCGGTAAATTCATACAGATGGAAGATGAGATAGCGGGAATCTCTGTAGCGCTTGGCGCCGCTATGAGTGGAGCTAAGGCGATGACTGCAAGCTCAGGGCCTGGAATTTCATTAAAAAGTGAGCAAATAGGGCTTGGATTTATCGCCGAAATTCCGATTGTGATAGTAAACGTAATGCGCGGAGGCCCTAGTACAGGACTTCCTACAAGAGTAGCGCAAGGAGATCTGCTTCAAGCCAAAAACCCAAGTCATGGCGATATTAATAGTATTGTTTTAGCTCCTGCTAGCTTGGAGGAGTGCTATACTGAGACGATTCGAGCCTTTAATTTAGCCCAAAGATTTATGACTCCGGTATTTTTACTGCTTGATGAGACTATAGGGCATATGCACGCTAAGGCAATTTTGCCTGATATCAGTGATATAAAAATAGTAAATAAAGAGCAATTTACCGGAGATCCAAAGGATTATAAACCTTATGAAGCTAAAGCAGATAGGCCTGCCGTGCTTAATAAATTTTTTCAAGGCTACAAATATCATATTACCGGACTTCATCATGGAGTTACCGGCTTTCCGACAGAGGATGGAGAGATAGTTTCATATAACATAAATAGGCTTTTTAATAAGATTAACCTACATCTTGACGAGGTAGAAAATAGCGAGGAATTTGAGCTTGAAGATGCAGAAATTTGTATCATAGCATTTGGAAGTGTTGCTAGGGCGGCAAAAGAGGCGATTTTAAATTTAAGAAAAAATGGAGTCAAGGTAGGAATGTTTAAGCCTATAACTTTATTTCCAACTCCTGAAGCGAAGTTAAAAGAGATAGGTAAGAGATTTAAAAAAATACTAATCTGCGAACTAAATTTAGGGCAATATACGGGAGAGATTAAAAAAGCAATGCTAAGAGATGACTTTAAGACTCTACTTAAGGCAAATGGACGCCCGATAAGCCCTCAAGAGATAGTTCAGAAAATAGAGGAGTTTTAA
- the sucD gene encoding succinate--CoA ligase subunit alpha produces the protein MSILIDKQTRAIVQGFTGKEGSFHAQSCLEYGTKIVGGVTPFKGGSTHLGLPVFDTAAEAVEKTGANTSLIFVPSAFAKDAIIEAADSGIKLAVVITEHIAVLDILAAKAYAIKKGMKIIGPNCPGIISSDLCKLGIMPSSVFKRSDINIGIISKSGTLTYEGANEIVRAGYGISTAIGIGGDAVIGMDYEELLPLFEKDDDTKAILLIGEIGGDLEIRACKMIEEKISKPIVAFIAGNSAPKGRKMGHAGAIINGIEGSAEYKMKALSRAGVYVVDSPSKIGEKFKEVMKFS, from the coding sequence ATGAGTATTTTAATAGACAAACAAACAAGAGCCATAGTTCAGGGCTTTACCGGCAAAGAGGGAAGCTTCCATGCTCAAAGCTGTCTAGAATATGGCACTAAAATAGTCGGCGGAGTTACACCGTTTAAGGGCGGAAGCACACATCTTGGACTGCCTGTTTTTGATACTGCAGCGGAGGCTGTCGAAAAAACCGGTGCTAATACATCTTTAATATTTGTTCCGAGTGCATTTGCCAAAGACGCTATTATAGAGGCTGCAGACAGCGGAATAAAGCTTGCTGTTGTCATTACAGAGCATATAGCCGTGCTTGATATTCTTGCGGCAAAGGCTTATGCTATCAAAAAAGGAATGAAGATTATCGGTCCAAACTGTCCTGGCATCATAAGTTCTGATCTTTGCAAGCTCGGCATTATGCCAAGTTCTGTTTTTAAAAGATCGGATATTAATATTGGCATAATCTCAAAGTCCGGCACTCTTACATACGAAGGCGCAAACGAGATTGTAAGAGCGGGATACGGAATATCTACGGCTATAGGAATAGGCGGAGATGCCGTTATAGGAATGGATTATGAGGAGCTTTTGCCTCTTTTTGAAAAAGACGATGATACTAAAGCTATACTTTTGATAGGAGAGATAGGCGGGGATTTAGAGATAAGAGCTTGCAAGATGATAGAGGAGAAAATTTCAAAGCCTATAGTAGCCTTTATCGCTGGAAATTCAGCCCCAAAAGGGCGCAAGATGGGTCATGCCGGAGCTATTATAAACGGAATCGAAGGAAGTGCTGAATATAAGATGAAAGCGCTTAGTAGAGCCGGAGTTTATGTAGTGGATTCTCCAAGTAAGATAGGTGAAAAATTTAAAGAGGTAATGAAATTTTCATAG
- a CDS encoding 4Fe-4S binding protein, with protein MLIRDDAPVWVDTTRCKACDICVSYCPAGVLGMRIELGAVLGKMIEVVHPEACIGCRDCELHCPDFAIYVADKGFKFAKLTAESKERAAAVKANHYEKLGV; from the coding sequence ATGCTGATAAGAGATGATGCCCCAGTATGGGTAGACACTACCCGCTGTAAGGCGTGTGATATCTGTGTGAGTTACTGCCCCGCAGGAGTTTTGGGTATGCGTATAGAGCTTGGTGCAGTACTTGGAAAAATGATAGAGGTGGTTCATCCTGAGGCCTGTATAGGCTGCAGGGATTGTGAGCTTCACTGTCCTGATTTTGCCATTTATGTAGCAGACAAGGGCTTTAAATTTGCCAAACTTACTGCAGAGAGTAAAGAAAGAGCCGCGGCAGTCAAAGCAAATCATTATGAAAAGCTAGGGGTCTAA
- the sucC gene encoding ADP-forming succinate--CoA ligase subunit beta — protein sequence MDIHEYQAKEILKEFGIKISNGKLAYTSQEALDAAKNLGGNIFAIKAQVHAGGRGLGGGVKIAKSLSEVENIAKNMLGMYLITPQTTKKGKLVRKIYIEQGLNIKREFYLSLAFDRKQENIAIIASKDGGVSIEEVAHRSPELIKKINIDPQIGLCNFHILNLIGFFNFDKDLSRKFIEILKKLYQIYIQKDATLIEINPLILNDNDEFYALDAKMSFDDNALFRHPEILALKDESEEEPSEIEAKKNRLNYIKLNGDIGCIVNGAGLAMATMDVIENVGGKSANFLDVGGSASPESVAKAFELILKDPNVKVVFVNIFGGIVRCDRIASGILEAAKSINLNTSIVIRLDGTNAKEAMGMLKDANLKNLHIAFNLLDGAKLAVSLARS from the coding sequence ATGGATATTCACGAGTATCAAGCAAAAGAGATCTTAAAAGAATTCGGTATCAAAATCTCAAACGGCAAACTTGCATATACGAGTCAAGAAGCTTTGGATGCGGCTAAAAATTTAGGCGGAAATATCTTTGCGATTAAAGCTCAAGTTCATGCCGGAGGAAGAGGTCTTGGAGGAGGCGTAAAGATAGCTAAAAGCCTAAGTGAGGTAGAAAATATCGCAAAAAACATGCTTGGTATGTATCTAATTACACCTCAAACCACAAAAAAAGGAAAGCTAGTTCGTAAAATTTATATCGAGCAAGGACTTAATATAAAAAGGGAATTTTATCTAAGTTTAGCCTTTGATAGAAAGCAAGAAAATATTGCGATTATCGCCTCAAAGGATGGAGGCGTTAGTATAGAGGAGGTTGCTCATAGATCTCCTGAACTGATAAAAAAGATAAACATAGATCCGCAAATCGGACTTTGCAATTTTCACATCTTAAATTTGATTGGATTTTTTAATTTTGACAAAGATTTAAGTAGAAAATTCATTGAAATTTTAAAGAAACTTTATCAAATTTATATACAAAAAGACGCTACTTTAATCGAGATAAATCCTCTTATCTTAAATGATAATGATGAATTTTACGCACTTGATGCAAAGATGAGTTTTGATGATAACGCTTTATTTCGTCACCCTGAAATTTTAGCCCTTAAAGATGAGAGCGAAGAGGAGCCAAGTGAAATTGAAGCCAAGAAAAATCGCTTAAATTATATAAAGCTAAATGGCGATATAGGCTGCATAGTAAATGGTGCAGGGCTTGCTATGGCTACAATGGATGTAATAGAAAACGTCGGCGGAAAGAGTGCAAATTTTTTAGACGTAGGCGGTTCTGCGAGTCCTGAAAGTGTGGCTAAGGCCTTTGAGCTTATACTAAAAGATCCAAACGTCAAAGTGGTTTTTGTAAATATCTTTGGTGGAATCGTTAGATGCGATAGAATTGCAAGCGGAATTTTAGAAGCCGCGAAAAGTATAAATTTAAATACCTCTATAGTCATAAGACTTGATGGGACGAATGCAAAAGAGGCCATGGGCATGCTAAAAGATGCGAATCTTAAAAATTTGCATATAGCTTTCAATCTGCTTGATGGCGCTAAATTGGCTGTAAGCTTAGCGAGAAGTTAG